AAGAGCATGATAGACAGGCTTAGTGATCTTCCAGATCAGGTTGTACATCACATTCTTTCGTTTCTAACTGTGATGGACCTCGTTCGAGTGTGTTGTGTGTCGAaaagatggagagagctttctctGTCTGCCCCgtgtttgaattttgatgagaTTCCGTCGGGTTGTAGATCCACATGCCGTAACCGGCTGCAGTTGATGACTTATTTGGAGAGGTTTTTGTTTTATCGTGGGGATAATAAGATACAGTCCTTTCGTGTCAATTGGGAGCGGCACTATATGGATGAAAATGAAACTGTGTGCATCTGTGCTAGCGAGCATTATCGACTCATCACATGGATCAATAGTGCGGTGAGGTGTAATGTTGAAGTGCTTGACCTTAAGATGACTCTGTATGATCCCGAGGAGGCACCGTTTCCGTCTAGCGTCTTTCTCTGTGGAACTTTGAGGTCCCTAGCGGTGGATATGAATTTTACTCTTCTTAGAACACCCTCGTTTGGTTTTTCCTCAAATCTCACTAAGTTGGAGTTAAAAGATGTTGTGATAGAGGACGACCGGTTTTTCAAATGGGTCTCATGTTCCTGCAAGTTCATTGAGGAGTTACATCTTGATCAAGTTCGTGGAATTAAAACTATCAGTGTTGAAAGCTCGTCTCTGAAAATATTTAGGTTTTTTGATGTGTTCAACACCTCCCATCTTAGCATATCAGGTGAGAAACTTGAAGACATAGTTGTGGGCTGGTATGTTGAATCACCTAGCAACAGTTCCTTAAACATTTGTGCCCCAAATCTTAGGTGTTTGAGTTGGAGCGGGAAATTGATGAATCACCTAACTCTGGGAAAGTTCAGACATTTAGAAGCTGCTGTGCTTCGTCTAAGGCCTGATGAAAATGAATTAGACAAAGTGTATGAGGTTCTTTGCAGTTTATGCAAGGTTAGAGCTCTTATGCTGGACGAAGCAACCATTAAGGTAAAGAAAAGCAGAACCTTTCAGGCTgagttcttttgttttcttttcttttgtttaagtGGCATGAACTAGACTGTTTTTGTAGTTCATTTGTAGTATGGCAATGGAAATGTTAGCTTATTTATGCTTCCTATATAATGGTGTTGTTGCTAACATTATTGATGGCATTTAAGTTACAACGATACTGGTCACATTTCTCTCAAAAAATGGTCACACCAACAACAGTGTAAATTCATTTTGAAAAGATTGAAAAGTAAATTGACAAACACTTTACATAACATTGCAGGTTCCATTCAGTAAAGGATCCATGCGAGCTCCAATATATAATATTCATTGTTTGACTATGGATATTGGAAGCATTACTGACGAGTTGGTTCCAGCAATAGTTTCTCTCTTCAGAGGATTGCCTAATATGTATATTCTTTGTATACAGTCTAAACCTCCTCTAGACAACCCTCAATTTAAtgtaagtctctctctctctctcacacacgcacacacaaacacacacacacacacatgcaatATCAGTAATCACTTTTTTTTGACATGTAAAACTTTCACTTGATTTGCTTGTCATCCTTTTCCTTTCCAGACATCTGGGTTTGATATGGGATATTGGAAGTTGCAAAACCTTGCTTTTATTGATCAGCTGAAGGTGGTCAGCATAGAACTTTGCAATGACTCAAATGGAATTGATTTAGCAAGGTATATTCTTGAGTGCGCTCAGAATTTGCTGCAAATGATTGTTATTTATCCACCCCAGGATTCAGAGATAGTTACAAGGAAGTTGAAGGAAAGCAAGATAGCTTCTGGTGCCACAGTTGTCTATCGtgaaaaagagaagagaggaTAAAGCTCTTCTGGCACTCTTCAGAAGTTGACTGTCATAGCATTGAAAATTTAGCATCAACTTTGACAGATCCATTTTGCCTACAAGTTAGATTTGTTATTCTCAGGTGTTAACCAGCAATGGTCCATGTGTACTGCTATATTTTCTGTTCTTGTACTGGATGCACATTCAACTAGGCATTAGTTTTCTTTAGCATCTATCTCTTTGCGAAGTTGAGATGGTGGTTTTCATGTCtgctttcttttcctttgtgcAAAGTAAATGCTTTTATTGGAAAACCAGCCACGGGGAGTTTCAAAAACATAGAAGTTGATTTACCTTTGCAATAGTGAGCATGCATTAGATATTTTGGAGTAAATTCTGAATTTGCAATGTCACTATCGGCTgaatatcatcatcatcatttgaATCAATTACAGCGGAGCACCTTGCCACTATGATCTCAGTTCTGTAGTCCTCGTCAAGGTTCTTTCCAAGTTAATGTAAACTTGATTTCAATATTTCAAATGTAATAGTGAGAAAGATATTCATCAATCTCACTTTTCCTACAAATCAGTataaataaagcgggttgacaTGATAAAAACCCTCTAATTACCtcctttggtttttttttttgacctaGTTTCTCGGAGCTAGGGTGAGATCGgaaacctagggttttctttGATCTGCATTGTTTCTTGCGTTCATGAACGTGTTGTTCTGGAATTGTCGGGGGATTTGCAATCCTTCCGCACGACGTGCTCTGAAGATCTTAATCTCACAGCACAAACCGAAACTGGTGTTCCTTATTGAAACTAAAATCGGAGATGAGGATGAGTTCGAGCGACTGCGATGCAACCTAGGGTTTGATCATGCAAAGGGTGTGATGAGCGTGGGGTTGGCTGGCGGTCTGGGCTTATTCTGGTATGACGATATGAAGGTCCAAATCCGGCAGCCTTCTACGGCTCGTTTTATCGACGCAGTGGTAGAGGAAGGTGATGGTCTTATGCGATGGCGATTCACGGGGTTTTACGGCAATCCTGGAGCTGCTGATAGACACGAATCTTGGGATATTCTCAGGGCTTTGAGTGATGATGATAGCCTACCGTGGGTTGTTCTCGGCGACTTTAACGAAATTATGTTGGCATCGGAGAAACTGGATGGCAGACCGTGATCGGAGAACCAAATGCGTGGTTTTCGGGATGCGTTGGGATATGCGGAATTGGTGGACCTAGGGTTCCATGGGTGTTCGTATACATGGAGTGACTCTGAGACGAAGGTTCGATTGGACAGGGTGGTTGCTACGGTGGCATGGTTGGAC
Above is a genomic segment from Rosa chinensis cultivar Old Blush chromosome 3, RchiOBHm-V2, whole genome shotgun sequence containing:
- the LOC112195060 gene encoding putative F-box/FBD/LRR-repeat protein At4g03220, which encodes MAPKPKKRAIASCEGGGGGCSESKSMIDRLSDLPDQVVHHILSFLTVMDLVRVCCVSKRWRELSLSAPCLNFDEIPSGCRSTCRNRLQLMTYLERFLFYRGDNKIQSFRVNWERHYMDENETVCICASEHYRLITWINSAVRCNVEVLDLKMTLYDPEEAPFPSSVFLCGTLRSLAVDMNFTLLRTPSFGFSSNLTKLELKDVVIEDDRFFKWVSCSCKFIEELHLDQVRGIKTISVESSSLKIFRFFDVFNTSHLSISGEKLEDIVVGWYVESPSNSSLNICAPNLRCLSWSGKLMNHLTLGKFRHLEAAVLRLRPDENELDKVYEVLCSLCKVRALMLDEATIKVPFSKGSMRAPIYNIHCLTMDIGSITDELVPAIVSLFRGLPNMYILCIQSKPPLDNPQFNTSGFDMGYWKLQNLAFIDQLKVVSIELCNDSNGIDLARYILECAQNLLQMIVIYPPQDSEIVTRKLKESKIASGATVVYREKEKRG